The DNA region CATGATATGAGATGAGATGAGTAAATGCTCTGCTCGTTCTGACTGTAAATTCAAGGCCATAGGTGGAAAAAGAGTattgatttgaatttgaatttgaatttatttatttattttgctgaTCAATGAATTTGATTCTCATTTTATGACATGGCATTTTTCGAATTATTAGACCATCTCCATCAAGAGAGACTCCGCCAAATCTCAAATGCAAGCTCTGCTCTGCTATATAGGTGCTACATCATTTAGAGACAcattcaagaaaaataaagacatCCCACTCCAACAGTTGTCTCTCTTGTTGGATCTCTCATGAGGGCCCACATACATATTAtgttaattaaatgaatatagctaacatatattaataatagtttaaattaatttaattaattatacataattaaacaaatatttaaattgtaattaaattaagggtaaattgcactgttggtccaaaatattttacaaatgtttcattatggtccaaaaagtttttttcgctacatgatggtacaaaatgtttcaaagttgttttatGATTGTACAAActgtcaactcgagcttgacgccgccaagccgacgctgacgtggctactacaTGTCACCTCCTtactgacgtggccgaaaaattttaaataattctaaaaattttaaaattttaaaaattttaaaaataattttaaattttaaaaaattttaaaaataattttaaacttttaatttaaaatttaagtttaaaatttaaaataatttaatattaaattttaatttttttataaaattatttaaaattatttttaaaataaaaagtatttaaaaaattttaaaatattttaaaagtttaaaatattttaaaataattttcaaaattttcaaaattttaaaataattttttttttttctaaatttttactctttttactcttttttgtattttttttttttttgtatttttaaaaataatttaaataattttaaatttttaaaaataatttaaataattttcaaaattttcaaaattttaatttttttttattttttttcaaaatttttactcttttttgtattttttaattaatttttgtattttttggactttttaaaatttgaatttttctttaatgacGTGGCGTACTATAATTGGCTCcgcgtaacaaaagtgacacataggatgagctacgtcagcaaaatgttaacggcgttagggccaattgacggtttgtaccatcataaaacaactttgaagcattttgtatcatcatgtagcgaaaaaaactttttggatcataatgaaatatttgtaaaacattttggaccactagtgcaatttacccttaaattaattttagattaccagtgcaatttatccAGATTTATATGAAGATGAATCAtattttaacttaaatttCATGCTTAAATTTGAACAATTTAGCCTTGATTTATAGCCCAAAAAGTACTTAAAATAACTCAATTCCATCGAGGATATCGAGTTATCAGAGATCTCAATAAGTCAggggtaaaaagaaaaaaaaaaaggaagtggAGATCTCAATAGCCAAGCTTGGGCGGTTCCTTTTTCCACTTCTGGGTTGGAGGAACCGATGCGAGACACAATTTGTTGAacatattttacttttttttaatgaataacaTATTATTTGAAAGAAAGTTTGATTTTCTAAGTATCACCATATTTATAGGATTTGAtgtgattaaaaaattttaaaatacttcttattcttatttaaatatgatataatttaaaataaaatagaagagTTTATAAAGAATATCATCGATTTAATATTATTCTCCTCTCCCTTTTTCCTTTCTACAAGTCAATATCTCCTTATTTTACCCTCCTCTTAACTTTCTAGTTCACGTTCTAtcacattatttttattaccGCAAAATTTGCGTCTAATTGACGaatttaataatatcataTTTGAGACGATTGTAATTTAATTGCGCATGTAACACGGATCATGTCTAGCAAAATACTACAAAAGTTCCATTGAACTTATATATGTAGGTTATATTCAACTAAAAAGTTTAAACTGATAATTAGTGTGTTTTCTAATTCTACTACAGGGCAGGAGAATATTCTAACCAGACAAAATGACATAACAAATTGAacttttttaagaaattaccTATAAAAGCATATTTAATTGGTACCTAGTTGTGCTAGTTGAGTCCACGAGTCTAGTTCGGTAATTCTGATCGGATCTAGATCATCATGCATGTTAAGACCCCTTTTAACATGCTTAGATGTTTCTGCTCAACGATTTGTGACCTAGGGGGCCTCGGGGCATCGATGAGCAACCGGTTACATATATTGAGGAGATTTTTACAGAACATTTGTTGTATCTCCATAGCTACGTATTAAATTGATTAATCTAATCACACTGTCCAAATACCTTATACAGCGATAACAATTACTTAACAGCTAATATGGAATGAAATTTCTCATGGACATTGAGATAGATATTCCATAATTAGAAAAACTAATGAAAAGACTCATGTGATGCACGGAATCAGTTactgaaattcaaaaatataattttataaataatgttGATCAAATTATAGAACTGAACTTTCTTTAtccaaattaatatttttatttcatgcaatattaatttttaattgaataaCTGATTATATGATTCGTAAGTATTTAAACATTTGGCATAacgcaaaaaaaagaaggctTATTTATTCATCTTTATTCATCTACCATCTTCTTTCACCCATGCGTTCCAAAATAGACGTTTTGGTCCCTGAAACATGATGCTCACAGCAAGTTCATCCCCGAAAGTTTTTCTCTGTACTATTTGGTCCGGCCGTTTGAAACCTTTGGACCAATTGGTCCTTCCGTTGGAGAAAACGTTGGTCCCTGGGCAGAAGACCTGACCGACGCTGTGAGGACAGAGCCtgccttcttctcctcttctcttctcggtttcccgCTCGAAATTCCCCCaattcttctcttctcttctcggTTTCCTTGCCTTCTTCCGATTCAGTGTTGAAATTGCCTAGACAGCCGTCGAATTTCTTCCGAGAAGGCCGATTGTTGTGAAGATTTCTTCCGATTGCCCCAGCCGGCCGTGAGAAGCCCGATTGTTGCACATGGGGAGCAGGTGAGTTCAATTCCCTCTAAGAATCCCGATTGTTGCAATGTAATTTCAGCCGATTGTTAAGTTTGGGTGGTTTTGGTTTGTTTTTGGGCTGTTATGATGTTGAAATCGATGTTGCTGTCAATTGCCCTAATCAGCTCCAAATTGCCCCAAATCGATCAAACCCTAAATCGCATGGCTGTCGGAGAGTCCGAGCCCTAGCCGTGATCGATTAGCAACGGGAACCTTCTTATTCTCTTCTGCTCACTTTGCTGCTTTTTGATTTCGGATTTGGCTTCAAAGTAATCGAAGAAACAAGCTGCCGCGAGTCCTCGAATCTCACTGCCTTCAATTTCGAGGTAATTTTCGCTATTTCCTTTAATGTGGTTGCCCAATTTGGTTGCCTAATTCTCTGAGTCGAAGAACTCAGTTCAATGTGGTTGCCCAATTCTCTGAGTCGAAGAACTCAGCTCAATGTGGTTGCCCAATTCTACCATGTTCAATTCAATGTGTCCATTTAATGCCATGTCATGATCCTGCTCAGTATGTTACTACGAGAATTGATTTTGCAGATCGTGAGGGAGATCAAGCTCTTTACGGGTTTCCTGATGGACACTGGGAAGTCAAAGTTCCGGAAGAAGAAATGCCACCCAACGGAATCTTTTcaacgaaaaataattatgtctTTACAATTTGGCCGACGGTATCACGCGGGTTAGTACCTTGTATATgatatattgatattgattCCTGCAATATGTTTAGCAATTTGTGTGTCACAGACTCTCAAATGTTCTCCAAGTTTTTGTACCAAATGAAAAGTCAGTTAAATTTTACGACCAGGGGAATAAGCATCAACTGTTTCCCCTGATAATTTACTGAGATTTACTGAGAAGAAACGAATTGTACTTCTGACAAGTTCAATCATCCGCTCCAGTCCAGGTTGTGAAAACTGTAGAACTTGAAGTCTTTTCAAGGGAAAACACCTCTCGCGTGGCTTCATCTGAACATTGTCATGTCGAAGAGCTAATTTCATGCAGAAATTTTTGTGCTATGCATCTCGGTAAATTGATCATTGATACAACTGTGagaaatatgaaatgaaaataactCCCTTTCAGTTGTCAAAAGAATTTACTGGAACCGCACTAGGAAAAAAGGAGAGACTGCTAAACATCAATGAGAATTTAATTCTCATCTCTTGACAATGCCATTCGCTTCACGATTCAGACTCCTACCAACGCGAGGAAAAGAATCATCTTATAATATCTCAAGGTGGAGTTTTCTTCTCTCGGCACTCATgaatcttcaatttttttgcatTTGCACCCACttcttgcaaactttacagaTGATCCAGGACACGCTCCAAATATAATTCCCACTAGGGATTGCACATCTGTCTCCTCCAGGTTCATCTTTGTGCTCTTCTTGCAATGCCGACTTATCCTGATCCTCAAGCTTCGGATGAACAGCTACCAGATGGCTCTCGTTGTGCGGTTCTGAATCTCTTTGATTCTGCAATCAAATCATTAGGAGAGTGTATCATTATATAGATGAACAATAAGAAACAGGAACCAGTCATTCATTCCCATCACATTGTTTGGACATTGTTCTCATATCGATTTGAAGACATTGGCTTCAGAAAATGAAAACGAGTGTATACAACATATATCTTGTGCTTCAAACTGCTAGCATTTTGTGAAGATATTAATTCCAATAAACTACTCTGAGAATGAAGTTTTAAATATATTGTATGAACATGAGGTTCATCCTACCTCGGAGTTAGGGCCAGTATGGCAGCTGCTATTATTCAAGACTGCTAGTGCTGGCTTCACCTCCTTCACAACCTCAAGTACTGTTGGAAGCTTGCTTATCGTACTGAAAAGCCATCCCCTGCACCATAAATTTCGACCATAACATATGAcatagaaaagagaaaataaaacttaAGAAGTCCAGCATATACAAGAAAGTCAATTTAGAAGAGTGCTCGGGCTCTTGACTCTTCCACCAAACAGACCTGCATTACAGAACAATACCGACTCTTAACAGGAGTACAATCCAAATCACATTCATTTCTTACATATCATGGAACGCCCACCGTCACGAGCTATACAAAAGAAGAGAAGTGTTTGGAAATGGGATCAATGTATGAACCCAAGTCTTCTCTTGGAGATTTGACTCCAACAAACATGATGAGATGGGAACCAAACATATAGGAGAACTATTACCTATCAGCCTTGCTAAACTTGAGACTTTTAGCATAGTGGGTCATCACAGAAAGCAACCATGCATCACTGAAGGCAGCAACGTTGGATAGCCATTCTTCAAACGGCTTATCATCTTTGGGAACGTTAATGATGATCGTGGGTTCCGGAAATTTGGGTGGCATTTCTTCTTCAGGAACTTTGACTTCCCAGTGTCCATCAAGAAACCCGTAAAGAGCTTGATCTCCCTCACGATCTGCAAAATCAGTTCTCGTAGTAACATACTGAGCAGGATCATGACATGGCATTAAATAGACGCATTGAATTGAACATGGTAGAATTGGGCAACCACATTGAGCTGAGTTCTTCGACTCAGAGAATTGGGCAACCACATTGAACTGAGTTCTTCGACTCAGAGAATTAGGCAACCAAATTGGGCAACCACATTGAAGGAAATAGCGAAAATTACCTCGAAATTGAAGGCAGTGAGATTCGAGGACTCGCGGCAGCTTGTTTCTTCGATTACTTTGAAGCCAAATCCGGAATCAAGCAGCAGCAAAGTGAGCAGAAGAGAATAAGAAGGTTCCCGTTGCTAATCGATCACGGCTAGGGCTCGGACTCTCCGACAGCCATGCGATTTAGGGTTTGATCGATTTGGGGCAATTTGGAGCTGATTAGGGCAATTGACAGCAACATCGATTTCAACATCATAACAGCCCAAAAACAAACCAAAACCACCCAAACTTAACAATCGGCTGAAATTACATTGCAACAATCGGGATTCTTAGAGGGAATTGAACTCACCTGCTCCCCATGTGCAACAATCGGGCTTCTCACGGCCGGCTGGGGCAATCGGAAGAAATCTTCACAACAATCGGCCTTCTCGGAAGAAATTCGACGGCTGTCTGGGCAATTTCAACACTGAATCGGAAGAAGGCAGGGAAAccgagaagagaagagaagaattGGGGGAATTTCGAGcgggaaaccgagaagagaagaggagaagaaggcaGGCTCTATCCTCACAGCGTCGGTCAGGTCTTCTGCCCAGGGACCAACGTTTTCTCCAACGGAAGGACCAATTGGTCCAAAGGTTTCAAACGGCCGGACCAAATAGTACAGAGAAAAACTTTCGGGGATGAACTTGCCGTGAGCATCATGTTTCAGGGACCAAAACGTCTATTTTGTCATAGAAAATTCTTGAACTTTTTGCTTTAG from Punica granatum isolate Tunisia-2019 chromosome 3, ASM765513v2, whole genome shotgun sequence includes:
- the LOC116200391 gene encoding PHD finger protein ALFIN-LIKE 6-like, whose protein sequence is MTHYAKSLKFSKADRSVWWKSQEPEHSSKLTFLGWLFSTISKLPTVLEVVKEVKPALAVLNNSSCHTGPNSENQRDSEPHNESHLVAVHPKLEDQDKSALQEEHKDEPGGDRCAIPSGNYIWSVSWIICKVCKKWVQMQKN